A region of the Candidatus Neomarinimicrobiota bacterium genome:
TGGATCAAGCTGAGACTGAGATATATATTCCCAATCAATATATTGTGGATCTATGGCATCAATATCCAGATCGTATCCAGCCCGCTGTCTCAATTCATCCTTACCGAAAAGATGCAGTCCTTGAACTGGAAAAATGGGCCACCCAGGGGGTTCATGTAGTAAAATGGATTCCCAATGCCATGGGAATTGATCCATCATCAGCATTATGCGATCCGTTTTACGCGGCCATGCGGCGTTTAAACATGGTGTTACTTAGCCATGCTGGTACAGAACAGGCGATTGCCTCTCAGGGACGCCAACATCTGGGGAATCCGTTGTTACTTCGAAGCGCATTGAAAGCCGGGGTCAAGGTTATTGTGGCTCATTGTGCAGTCGCTGGGAAATCCGTGGATTTGGATGATCCAAAACAGGCTAAAATGGATAATTTCAAGTTGTTTATGCGACTTTTTGATGATCCTCAATATGAAGGTTTGCTTTTCGCTGATATTTCTGCAATGACCCTTATCAATCAGATCGGCGAACCGTTAAAAGTGATGTTGTCCAGAACTGATCTTCATTCACGTCTGCTTTATGGGAGTGACTACCCACTACCAGCGGTTGATATTTTGAACAACAATACTGCTCTTAGTTATCTTGGTTATTTAGATGACGAGAGCCTGTCAGCACTGGAAGAAATTCAGTTGAACAACCCCCTCTTATATAATTTTGTGTTGATGCGCTCACTAAAACACCCCGAAAGCGGACAGCAGTTCTCAGAGGATCTATTCAGAAACCGGCTTCCCTGGTAAACCTACAGCTCAGCTTCCCATGATTTTGAGCTGAACCTTGCGCTGTCGGGGTCCATCAAATTCACAAAAATAAATACCCTGCCAGGTTCCTAACTGAAGGCGTCCTTCTTCGATGATCACCTCGGTTGAATTACCCATTAAGGAAGCTTTCATGTGAGCAGCCGTATTTCCTTCAAAATGACGATAGTCCGGGTCGTTCCAGGGAACCATTCTATCCAGCAGATTCAGCATGTCTCTGGTAACATCGGGGTCGGCATTCTCATTAATAGTTATACCAGCAGTGGTGTGGGCGACAAATACAGTAACAACTCCTGACCTGATTCCGCTTTCAGCCACTGCTTCCTTAACCAGACCAGTAATGTTCAGGAACTGGCTGTGGTTACTGGTGGCGATTGATTTGGTGATCTGTTGCATAAGTTACAGGAAGCCCACGACTTAAGTCGTGGGTTACTGATGTGTGGTTAAAAGGCACTAACCCTTTTCTTTAAACTCGAAGATCATGATCCCGCCAAAGAAGGCACCATCATCTGGGAAATAGTAGTCGAGGAAGTCCAATTTGACAGTTTTGCCAGCACTCTGCGAGGCGTGCAGCAGGTATTTGCCATCGATGATCATTCCTTCGTGTCCCATGACAATCCCCAGCTTGAAATATTTGGGCTTCACGAAGGTAACCCCAACGATGGCCGGTAATGTTGCTAACAGATCTGCAGTTATCTGATTGTTTGGAATATAGGTGGCAGTCAAATTACGCTTCCAGTTCAAATCCAGGAATTCTTCACCACTTTCTTTTTGATTGAGGGTGATGTTCACAGAATCCAGAGCTGAAAGTGGCAGTAGCGTTTGGGTAATGTCCACCGTATTCGGGTTCATCGTGATCCGATCCACGGTATAGTGCCAGCGTGATAAGTAGCTGGGTTGTCGGGTGCCGGTAGAGTCCGGTTTATAATGGATCTCAATCATATTACCTAGTGCTTCATCCCAGGAGTTACTCCTTGCAGCAGCCAATGTCGTCAGATTGTGTCCCGTGCAATCTGATACATCATAACGAATAATAGGATCAAGATCAGGCTCCACTCCTTCTCCCAACTTGAAGATCTCATAGGGGGTGCCTACTCGCCAGAGGGCCAGATTTTTAAGGCGAGTTTGAAAATCAGGAAAACGCTGTTGAAATTGAGGCAAAAACTCATCCATTTGCGCCTGGCTGAGTGTCCAGGGTTTGGGCAATTGGGCTAACCAGACTTCATCAGATTGAGTTTCACTGCAACTCAAGACATTGATCAGTAAACTGAGAATTATTAATTGATGAAAAATTTTCATTGTGCACCTCACCCTGTTTTTTCAATTTATTGCTATAGAGCATTAGCGGCTCATTATCGTCCGGTAGTTTAATCATTTTTTCATAGTTCATCCCCAGTTTTTCCAGAAGGGTGATGGATCGACGATTGTGGTTAACCGTTATGGCCACTATCCGCTCCAGGGCATGAACCTTGATCCCGTAATCCAGCATTGCCTGGGCGGCCTCCAGGGCGAACCCCCGTCCTTCAAATGCGGGTAACAAGGCAAAACCAATATCTGCATCTTCTAGTCCAGCTCGCCGGATCAGGCCACATATACCAATTCTGGTTTGATCAGCTCGAGTAATTATCATATAAAAGCCAAAACCAAATTTTTCATAGCTTGGAATCACCTTCGATAGAATGTATGCCTCTGCTTCGGCAATTGAATTAACCTTCCGATCACCGATATACTCTTTCCAACTGGGTGAACTTAATAACTCGAGCATGAAATCTGCATCACTGAGATGAATCTGACGCAATTTCAAGCGCGAAGTATTCAGGATAAACATTTTCGGGAGAAGTGGTGGGAGTAACCGGAGTAATTCTACCAGTCAGCCAGGATAGCGTTGTAGTGCTCGCGATGATCCTCATCTACTTTCATCAAGCGTTGCAATAGAGAGAGGTCACCCACTTCCCAGATAAAATCACCTAATTCCTGATATTTAGCGTTCAGAAAGTTCTGCGTGAATATCCGCGATTCCTGGCGTTTGATACTGACCTCCAAATTGTTGATAAAGTTGGTCAATGTTCTGAGGGCAGCCTTCTTTTGACCGGAATCCCACTGGTCAATAGCTTCATAATAAGCATATTTCATTTTCCGGAAATCTTGATTCCGACTAAGCTTCTCAATATCCTCCAGCCGGTCTTTCCACCCTAAAGAGAAGGAATTTCCAGTCCCCAATTGAGCCACCTGCCTGGCTTCAGTGTAAAGTTGACTTCCTCCGAACTGGTTCCAGGTATCCAGGTCTCCGCCTAAAATGGTCAACACCCAGTAGTCAATGAAGGAAGAAAGAGCGTTAAAAGATCGGGAGTGGATCAAGGCATCTCCCTGATTAAAGGCAAATTGCCAGCTCTTATCAAAATATTTCTGGTCGTCACCATTTCCCCAGAAAGCTTTGCCAGTATATATTTTTTGATAACCGGATTCAGTATAACTGTCCAGGTAGATGGTGGCCTGAATGGTAAAGTCGGTAGGCAGGTCATCAAAGGTCCACTGAGTATTCTCAATGTAGTAGTCAATATCATCAGCCAATTGAGCAACAGCTTGTTGAGGAATATCATCCAAATTTTTTGTTTTCAGTTTAATCTCTGCGATAACCCCTTGCGCAGACAGATCAAGCGTCCAGAGGAGTAACAGGTATATGGCTTTATTCATAGGTTAGCAAATATATTCATTGGTCATTTGTTTCCAAATAAATTGCAGGGTCAGCACCATATTCTCTGGTGGTTCCGTATAAATATTTTCAGGCTTTTTTTTAATGTTAACAAAGCCGCAAAAAGTATCTGAGAATTCATGAAATGTGCCCTAAAACCATTAAATACAACCATATATAGTGAATAATCCTAAATCCTTATATATCAGCACTTTGCGTCATTTCGATGAACTCAATACAACGCTCTGCGCGCTCTGCCTGTGCGGCGAAGCTTGTAGAGCGTAGACGTGCGAGAGGTACTTTTTGCGAGGCCGTCAATGTTATCCAGCTTATCCAAAGAAATGCCAGCTACCGTTTGACACCACCTGATAATTTGACTAGATTGATGCTGATCAAGCGGTGACAATTCAAGCCCAAGAAATTAAGGCTGATGAAAAGATGTTGGAGATATCATGATCCTAAATGGTCTGTTCAGATTGATAGTATTATTGTCTTTAACCTTGCTGGTCTCTGGACTTATTGCTGAACAATCGATTGAAATTGATAGCCTAAAACAACAATTGCGCAGTACCAATGAGGGAGATACAGTTGATCTTTTAAATCGTTTGTCCAAAGTCCATTCTGGTTCAGAATGGCAAAAAAGTCAGCGATATGCCAATCTGGCTTTGGATCTTTCTACATCTCTCTATGACAAGTATGGAATGGCTATTGCCCATACCAACTTGACCAATTATTACAACCACATTCAGGACTATCGAAATGCATTGGACCATGCAACCCTGGCGCTTAGTGAATTTGAACTGTTGTCCGACGTAAGAAATATTGCCATCACTTTGAGAATAATCGGTTCTACCTATAGTTCCTTAAATCAGACTGATCAAAGTCTGGATTATTATTTACGTTCCTTGATGATCTTTGAGGATCTCCACGCAGAGGAAGAACTCGCTCGTACCGTTCTGGCCATCGGTGATGTTTATTCGCAGTGGGGGCAGACTGAAAAAGCGCGTCGCTTCTATGAACGTGCCCTGGTTATCAATGAAAAGATCAAGGATTATCATGGCGTGTTGACCAGTGAAAATCGACTTGCTCAGACTTTGATGACCTTACATCGTTATGACCAAGCCAAGGAGCATCTGGAACGAGCCGTGCGTATTGCAGATGAGCACTTGTCGCAGAAATTATTGGCTGAGCTTTATACAAGCTTGGGAGAACTTTACTACCATCAATTTCAACTTAACGCTGCCCAGAAATATTTTCTGGATGCTTTGGAAATGAAGCAAAAAAGTGGCAGTCAAGGTGAGATCGCTTTAGCTCTGAGTGATGTGGGCAAGATCTATCAAGAAGCCGGTGATGCACCAGAAGCCCTGCGCTATTATGAAGATGGACAACAAATTGCAGAGGCGGCCGGTGAAGCTTCCGTTTCAGCAGAGATCTGGCTCCAGATAGGAGAGCTTCAAGCCCGGGCTGGCTATCGGAGAAAAGCTATTCAGGCCATGCTCTCAGGCTTAAATATTGCCCAAAACGTCAATGATCTACTTACTGTGAAACACGCCAATCTTCTCCTCACCGAAACCTATGCTCAATTTGGACGATTGGATAAAGCCCTGCAATATCAGAAAGCACTGTTACTGACCAATGACCGATTAAATCACCAGCAGAATAACCGTAGGACTGCTGAGCTGGAGGTTCGATATGAGCTGGACAAACGTGAAAATGAACTGGACGAGTTTAAAGCATCGGCATTGATTAAAGAGCTGGAATTTAAAAGACAGTTCACTGACATGTGGATCGTCCTGGCCTTTACCATCGTGTTAATGTTGATTGTAATTGCCTTCATTTTTTATCGAAGTCGTTTGATCCGACAAGCTGAACAGGAGAAAATGGAACACATTTTACGGATCAAGGCAGATTTTATTGCCATGTTGGTGCATGATCTACGTAGCCCTCTCACCTCTGTGTTTGGCTTTGCTGAATTGCTGAAAATGGGTGAAAAACCCTATGATCGCATTCGTGAAATTGCTATTACTATTCGCGAAACCAGCCAGAAAATGCTTCAATTGGTAAACGAAATGCTGGATCTTTCAAAATTTGAAGCTGGCAAAATGGTTTTGAGCAAAGCCAAAATTCCGTTAAAAACCATCGTTGTTTCCTCCATGCAAATGCTGCAACCTGTAGCCAGCCAGCGAGAAACAACGCTAAAAATGGATATCAAAGATGGATTACCGCTATGCTACTGTGACGGTCGGAAAATTGAACAGGTGATCACTAATTTTGTTAGCAATGCTATTCAACATACCCCCAGGGGCGCGAATATCCTGGTGGAAATGCATAAACATCAAAAAGGGAATCTAGGATATCTTTATTTTAGCGTAACCGATGACGGCCCTGGTGTGGAATTGAATCAACAGAAATTGATATTTGATAAGTATGCTCAGTTTGAATCTGGCAAATCCAAAGAAAGTATTGGAACCGGACTTGGGTTGGCTGTATCCCGCATGATCATCGAACAGCATGGTGGTGAAGTTGGCTATCACGATGGTGAAACAGGGGGCAGTGTCTTTTATTTTCAATTACCCTGCATCGAACCCGAATCCTCCCAAGCCTCATCGGCTGAAGCGATATCAGTAGAAGCCTGATCATTTTCTGTAATTAACGATGACTTTTCCACTTGATGAAACCGGGGAACTGTGTCACCCTTCCCGCATGTTCGGTAAAAGTGAAAATGGCATTGATCTCCTCATCTTCGAACCACAGAGCATTGCACCTGAAATTTTGATCCTGGGATCCATTCATGGGGACGAAAATCTCACTTCAGTTTTACTCTCTCAGTGTTTAAGGTCGGTGGATCCGTCTGATCTGAAGACTGCCGTGATCCTTACAGCCAATCCAGATGGAGTGCTGGCAGGAACGCGCTGTAATGCCAGAGGTGTGGATCTGAATCGGAATTTTCCCGCAGACAATTGGAAGTCTGATCCGGTCTATTATCGCAATCATTGGGATCGACCCCAAAATATTGCTTTGAGCCCAGGTATTCAGCCGGGTTCCGAATCTGAAACCAAAGCAATACTGAATCTGATTGCTTCCCAAAGACCTGAGTTGATTATTTCCCTGCATGGCTTCCTGGGTTGCATTGATGATCCCCTGGCTTCAGCAGTCGCCAAAGATATTGCCATCAGAACTCAGCTGGAATTGGTCCCTGATGTGGGTTATTCAACGCCGGGGTCATTCGGCTCCTGGTGTGCAGAGCAGGGTCTTCCCATCATCACCTATGAAATCCCCTCACATGGTATGCTGGAGTTGAGGGAACACCATATTCCAGTTTTGCGGGATATCATGACAGGGTATTATGATAAGGATTGAATATCTTTGAAAATGATGATCACAGATTCCGGTTTAGGCGGATTATCGGTGTGTGCTGGCCTAGAACAGGCCATTACCCGGGATGTTCCCGATTCCGAGATCGAGTTACTTTATGTTAATGCCACACCGGATGATCGGTTAGGTTACAATTCGCTCAAAACTCAAGCCGAGCGTATCACTTTGTTCAATCGGTTTCTAACTGCAAGCTATGAACGATTCGCGCCTGATGAAATTGCAATCGCTTGCAATACACTCAGTGTGATCTACGCCGATACTGAATTTGCTAAACAAGAACTGGTGAAAGTCAGGGGGATCGTGGATGCTGGCGTGACCCAGTGTAATACGGCCATTGAACGTGGATCAGATCACAGCTTGATCATCTTTGCCACAGAAACTACTGTTGAAGCTGATACTTACAGTCGATCGATCAATGCACGATCTGCAAAAATTGTGTCTCAATCTTGTCCAGGATTGGCCCATGCCATTTCAAATGATGCCAGCGGAACAGCCTGCCGTGATCTTTTGGATGGATATGTGGATCAAGCCCTGGCGCATTTTGATCATCATCCGGTCTCACTGCATGCTTTCCTCGGATGCACACACTACGGTTACCAGACTCAGGTATTCCGTGAGTGTTTCAAGCAGCGAGGAATTCAGGTACAGATATTGAACCCTAATGACTTGCTGGTGCGTCAACTGTTGACAGAATCCCTCCCACGACAAACAGGCCCTGCAGAAACCCTCACGATTAAATTTATCAGTCGTTACCAGATACCCCCAGTCGAAATAGAGTCAATGAAAGCTTATCTGAAAAATACAGCACCCTTAACATTCACAGCCCTGCTGGATCAGGAAGTTATTCCCGAACTCTTTGGAGCTTCCTGGAATTTTTAGGTCACTACTCTTTTTAATAATGCAGCAACAGCTATATTAGACTGATATATCAACATATCGATATGATGGCCATAGCCCCATTTCAGGTGGAGAACAGAGTCCTTATTAATACCTATATATATAATAGATACAGAATGTTATAGTATTATCATCAGAGCCTGGCACATTACTTGTGTATACAGGTCACCATGAAAAATGAAATCTCAACAAACAGGAGTTAAACTCATTAATAGCAGCGATGACCCCAACGTTTCAGTGGTACTCTCAGATGGTGGCGAAGTTCTGGGAGATATCATAAATGCACGGGTTGTGCGCAAGTAACAGACCCCCAAAGTGGGTGTCATACAATGAAGGGTCTTCGGACCCTTTGTTGTTTCCAGCACTATTTTTAATTTCAATTAGTCCCACTCATTCTCTTTTGCACAACCCTGATTCATGCTATTCTACAGCATGCAGGTAAAACCTAAATGCTGATCTACACTAACGGAACCTGGATCGAGTCAAACCAGGCTGTTATCCCTTTTAATGACCAGGGCTTTCTTTATGGCGACAGCCTGTTTGAGACCATTCGAATCAATCGAAGTAATCCGTTCCGCCTGGATAGGCATATGGCACGGATGCTCAGTGGGATGGGCACGATTCACATGGAAGCAGAATCGATCCTGGAAGAAATCCCTCATATTTTGCAAACCTTTATCACCAAAAACCAGGTCAGTAACGCGTTGGTTCGGATCATGATCACCCGGGGAGTAAGTAAGGGCTCGCCCTGGAGCACTCAATCAGATCCAGCAGTCTATCTTTCCGGACGGGCTATTAATCCCACACCGGATTGGCCAGTGAAGGTCATTTTTGTTGAAGAGAAGGATTATCCCATTCTGCGCTTTCATCCGGCCATCAAGTCTGGGAATTACCTGGGCAACATGCTAGCCAAGAAGGATGCCCAGAATGCTGGCGCCTTTGAACCTGTTTTTGTTAACCGGGATGGGTATGTCACTGAATGCGCCATCCGGAATATCTTTTTTATTAAGGATGATATTCTGCTTACACCAGCAGTGGAATTAGGCGTTTTACCTGGTGTTATTCGGGATACCATCATGGAATTAGCCCGGAGACGTGGTTTGCGGGTCAGGGAAAGCCTGATCCTGAAAGAAGCAGTTCAAACTATGGATGAAGCATTTATCTCAAGTACAGGGGTGGGTGTCCTGCCCATTGTCTGGGAAAATTTTAAATCCGATTATAGGATCAGTCAGATCCTGCAGAATGATCTCCAACTACTTTTTGAATCAGGAGCCTCAGATGTCACATAAATTTAATCCAGAGGGAGCCGAAAGATTGGTCTCTCCGGAACGTTATCAAGAACTGAAACCAGATATTTTGTTACAACGATTGGGTATTCCACCAGGTTGCACCATACTGGATCTGGGTTGTGGAAATGGCTTTTTCACTTTTCCGGCTGCTGTGGGAATGGGTGAACAAGGCATGGTTATCGCCGCAGATACATCCGAGGAAATGTTAACGCTCCTTAATCGACGCATCCCTCCTGATAATGTTCAAGTTTTACAGGTTGATGAGATCCAGATGGATCTGGAATCGGACTCAGTGGATGCAGCAGTTGTCATCTCGCTCTATCATGAGCTTAAAACTCCTCGAAAAAATTTAAAAGAGATCAAACGGGTATTGAGAGCTGAAGGGAAGATCATGTTGCTGGACTGGGATCCTGTGTCTGAACAAAAACGTGGTCCAAGGCAGGATCATCGTATCTTACAGAGTCAGGTAATTGAAGATTTGACGGCTACCGGTTTTAAGATCAACTCTAGCGAAAACTATGTTGAAGATATCTGGATGATCATCGCTCAATTGCCTGCCTGATCGAGATCCACAGAGGACTCCTTATTCTATGAAAAAATTCAACCTCTATTATATCATCAGTACGGTGACGCTGGTTTTTATGCTGTTTATATTTTATCAAACCTTGCAACTCAGAGGCTGGTTTGAGGAAGATAGCCTGGCTGAGCGACTTCATCAGATGGTTCCAGGGGAGTACCGTTTGCATGATCTCAATTCACCTGTCGATCAAACACACAAAATTGAGATTTTTAATTGGCCTAATCCTGATGCATCTGAGGAGTTATTGATATCGTTAGACTCACTGATATTTCTGAGGGCAAAGGTGAGTGATTTTGAAGATGAACAGGTGTTGGTTGTGATCTTCCAACTGGATTCTTCCGGAGTGTATCAACGTTTGGAAGGCTGCGAGTTGTTACTTGCTGATGATGAAGCTGGAAGAATTACGGGTGGGTCC
Encoded here:
- a CDS encoding amidohydrolase family protein codes for the protein MLTRLFFTSFLFILIISGCQPEPSKETQLELSPQAKSFIQDAFAPFAGDTLVDNHVHIVGLGNSNSGIEIHTDMQSMIHPFKLTRFNYFLDAAGVVDKTRADEEYLEQLIYQIVRIPVHFQILGLALDRHYLENGAVDQAETEIYIPNQYIVDLWHQYPDRIQPAVSIHPYRKDAVLELEKWATQGVHVVKWIPNAMGIDPSSALCDPFYAAMRRLNMVLLSHAGTEQAIASQGRQHLGNPLLLRSALKAGVKVIVAHCAVAGKSVDLDDPKQAKMDNFKLFMRLFDDPQYEGLLFADISAMTLINQIGEPLKVMLSRTDLHSRLLYGSDYPLPAVDILNNNTALSYLGYLDDESLSALEEIQLNNPLLYNFVLMRSLKHPESGQQFSEDLFRNRLPW
- a CDS encoding secondary thiamine-phosphate synthase enzyme YjbQ, yielding MQQITKSIATSNHSQFLNITGLVKEAVAESGIRSGVVTVFVAHTTAGITINENADPDVTRDMLNLLDRMVPWNDPDYRHFEGNTAAHMKASLMGNSTEVIIEEGRLQLGTWQGIYFCEFDGPRQRKVQLKIMGS
- a CDS encoding DUF1460 domain-containing protein, with the translated sequence MKIFHQLIILSLLINVLSCSETQSDEVWLAQLPKPWTLSQAQMDEFLPQFQQRFPDFQTRLKNLALWRVGTPYEIFKLGEGVEPDLDPIIRYDVSDCTGHNLTTLAAARSNSWDEALGNMIEIHYKPDSTGTRQPSYLSRWHYTVDRITMNPNTVDITQTLLPLSALDSVNITLNQKESGEEFLDLNWKRNLTATYIPNNQITADLLATLPAIVGVTFVKPKYFKLGIVMGHEGMIIDGKYLLHASQSAGKTVKLDFLDYYFPDDGAFFGGIMIFEFKEKG
- a CDS encoding GNAT family N-acetyltransferase — encoded protein: MFILNTSRLKLRQIHLSDADFMLELLSSPSWKEYIGDRKVNSIAEAEAYILSKVIPSYEKFGFGFYMIITRADQTRIGICGLIRRAGLEDADIGFALLPAFEGRGFALEAAQAMLDYGIKVHALERIVAITVNHNRRSITLLEKLGMNYEKMIKLPDDNEPLMLYSNKLKKQGEVHNENFSSINNSQFTDQCLELQ
- a CDS encoding DUF4835 family protein, encoding MNKAIYLLLLWTLDLSAQGVIAEIKLKTKNLDDIPQQAVAQLADDIDYYIENTQWTFDDLPTDFTIQATIYLDSYTESGYQKIYTGKAFWGNGDDQKYFDKSWQFAFNQGDALIHSRSFNALSSFIDYWVLTILGGDLDTWNQFGGSQLYTEARQVAQLGTGNSFSLGWKDRLEDIEKLSRNQDFRKMKYAYYEAIDQWDSGQKKAALRTLTNFINNLEVSIKRQESRIFTQNFLNAKYQELGDFIWEVGDLSLLQRLMKVDEDHREHYNAILADW
- a CDS encoding tetratricopeptide repeat protein, which codes for MILNGLFRLIVLLSLTLLVSGLIAEQSIEIDSLKQQLRSTNEGDTVDLLNRLSKVHSGSEWQKSQRYANLALDLSTSLYDKYGMAIAHTNLTNYYNHIQDYRNALDHATLALSEFELLSDVRNIAITLRIIGSTYSSLNQTDQSLDYYLRSLMIFEDLHAEEELARTVLAIGDVYSQWGQTEKARRFYERALVINEKIKDYHGVLTSENRLAQTLMTLHRYDQAKEHLERAVRIADEHLSQKLLAELYTSLGELYYHQFQLNAAQKYFLDALEMKQKSGSQGEIALALSDVGKIYQEAGDAPEALRYYEDGQQIAEAAGEASVSAEIWLQIGELQARAGYRRKAIQAMLSGLNIAQNVNDLLTVKHANLLLTETYAQFGRLDKALQYQKALLLTNDRLNHQQNNRRTAELEVRYELDKRENELDEFKASALIKELEFKRQFTDMWIVLAFTIVLMLIVIAFIFYRSRLIRQAEQEKMEHILRIKADFIAMLVHDLRSPLTSVFGFAELLKMGEKPYDRIREIAITIRETSQKMLQLVNEMLDLSKFEAGKMVLSKAKIPLKTIVVSSMQMLQPVASQRETTLKMDIKDGLPLCYCDGRKIEQVITNFVSNAIQHTPRGANILVEMHKHQKGNLGYLYFSVTDDGPGVELNQQKLIFDKYAQFESGKSKESIGTGLGLAVSRMIIEQHGGEVGYHDGETGGSVFYFQLPCIEPESSQASSAEAISVEA
- the mpaA gene encoding murein tripeptide amidase MpaA → MTFPLDETGELCHPSRMFGKSENGIDLLIFEPQSIAPEILILGSIHGDENLTSVLLSQCLRSVDPSDLKTAVILTANPDGVLAGTRCNARGVDLNRNFPADNWKSDPVYYRNHWDRPQNIALSPGIQPGSESETKAILNLIASQRPELIISLHGFLGCIDDPLASAVAKDIAIRTQLELVPDVGYSTPGSFGSWCAEQGLPIITYEIPSHGMLELREHHIPVLRDIMTGYYDKD
- a CDS encoding aminotransferase class IV; this encodes MLIYTNGTWIESNQAVIPFNDQGFLYGDSLFETIRINRSNPFRLDRHMARMLSGMGTIHMEAESILEEIPHILQTFITKNQVSNALVRIMITRGVSKGSPWSTQSDPAVYLSGRAINPTPDWPVKVIFVEEKDYPILRFHPAIKSGNYLGNMLAKKDAQNAGAFEPVFVNRDGYVTECAIRNIFFIKDDILLTPAVELGVLPGVIRDTIMELARRRGLRVRESLILKEAVQTMDEAFISSTGVGVLPIVWENFKSDYRISQILQNDLQLLFESGASDVT
- a CDS encoding methyltransferase domain-containing protein, with the protein product MSHKFNPEGAERLVSPERYQELKPDILLQRLGIPPGCTILDLGCGNGFFTFPAAVGMGEQGMVIAADTSEEMLTLLNRRIPPDNVQVLQVDEIQMDLESDSVDAAVVISLYHELKTPRKNLKEIKRVLRAEGKIMLLDWDPVSEQKRGPRQDHRILQSQVIEDLTATGFKINSSENYVEDIWMIIAQLPA